Below is a genomic region from Actinomadura sp. NAK00032.
GCCGCACCGCGCGGTGGTCGAGCGGTTCGCCCGGCGCCGGCTGAGCCCGCTGCGGGCGACGCTGGAGGCGCTCGCCCCGGCCGACCGGGCGGCCTTCCTGCACGGCTGGCGCGTCCTCGTCGAGAACCTGGAGGCGCACGGCCCGGCGGCCGGAGCGGGCGAGGACGCCGGTGAGCACGCCGAGGAGTGCGGGTGCCCGGGCGGCCACCGCCCGGGCCCGTGATCAGCCGCGGCGCATGAGCCGCCCGACGGCCGCCATCAGCTCGGTCGACATCGCCTCGCCCTTGCCCTCCTCGGCGCCCTCGGCCACGCAGTGCCGGACGTGCCCGTCCAGCAGGCCGAGCGCCACCTTGTCCAGCGCGGCCTGGACGGCGCTGATCTGGGTCAGGATGTCGATGCAGTAGCGGTCGTCCTCGACCATCCGGTCGATGCCGCGCACCTGGCCCTCGATCCGGGCGAGCCGGGTCTGCAGCTGGTCCTTGGTGGCGGTGTACCCGCGGGTGGGGGTCTCGCTGGTCGCCATTACCGTCCTCCGCAATCTTCCGAGGGCGCACGCCCGGGTACCCCTGGGGGACATCCCCCAACAGGTACCTTATGCGCTGGCGGGGACTACGGCGCCGGGACGTTCCAGGCGCTGACGACCGGCCGGCCGTGCTCGGTGCCGAGCGCCGACAGGGTCCCGGTGCCGAGCGCGAACAGCCGGCCGAGGGCGGGCTCCAGGCCGAGCCGCCGCGCCGTCAGCACCCGCAGGAAGTGGCCGTGCGCGACGAGGGCCACGTCGCCGTCCGCGAGCGCCGGCACCGCCCTGGCCAGCACCGCGTCCGCCCGCGCGCCGACCTGCTCGACGGTCTCGCCCGGATGGGCGGCGTCGCCGGGGACCACCCCGTCGTCCCACAGGAACCAGCCGGGCCGGCCTTCGCGGATCTCCGCCGTGGTGATCCCCTCGTAGCCGCCGTAGTCCCACTCCCACAGGCCGGGGTCGGTCTCGGCCGCCGCGAGCCCGGCCAGCTCCGCCGTCCGCCGCGCGCGTTGCGCCGGGCTGACGAGCGCCAGCGCGATCCGGCGCTCCTTCAGCGCCCCGTGCAGCGACCGCGCCTGCTCCTCGCCCCGCGCGGTCAGCGGGACGTCCGTCAGCCCCGTGTGCCGCCGCGCCCGGCTCCACTCCGTCTCCCCGTGCCGCACCAGCACCAGTTCGCCCATGGGGAAGGGTCTACCCGGCGGGACGGCGACCCGGAACCCCCGGCCGGGTGAGGGCGCGGGTGAGCCGGGTCAGTCGAGGAGCGAGGACAGCGGCGTCCAGGGCAGCCCGTGCGCCTCGGCGACGTGGTCGTAGACCAGCTCGCCGGCGTGCGCGTTGAGGCCGCGGGCCAGGGCGCCGTTCTCCCGCAGGGCGCGGTGCCAGCCCTTGTCGGCGATCTGGACGGCGTAGGGGAGCGTGACGCCGGTGAGCGCGTAGGTGGAGGTGTTCGGGACCGAGCCCGGCATGTTCGCGACGCAGTAGAAGATCGACTCGTGCACCCGGTAGGTCGGGTCGGCGTGCGTGGTGGGGCGGGAGTCCTCGAAGCAGCCGCCCTGGTCGATGGCGATGTCCACCAGCACCGACCCGGCCTTCATGCCCGCGACGAGGTCGTTGGAGATCAGCTTGGGCGCCCGCGCGCCGGGGATCAGCACGGCGCCGATCACGAGGTCGGCGGCGCGCGCCTCCCGCTCGACCGTGTAGGCGCTGGACACGAGGGTCCGCAGCCGGCCCTGGTAGATGGCGTCGATGTGGCGGAGTCGGTCGACGTTCACGTCCAGC
It encodes:
- a CDS encoding metal-sensitive transcriptional regulator; amino-acid sequence: MATSETPTRGYTATKDQLQTRLARIEGQVRGIDRMVEDDRYCIDILTQISAVQAALDKVALGLLDGHVRHCVAEGAEEGKGEAMSTELMAAVGRLMRRG
- a CDS encoding histidine phosphatase family protein, translated to MGELVLVRHGETEWSRARRHTGLTDVPLTARGEEQARSLHGALKERRIALALVSPAQRARRTAELAGLAAAETDPGLWEWDYGGYEGITTAEIREGRPGWFLWDDGVVPGDAAHPGETVEQVGARADAVLARAVPALADGDVALVAHGHFLRVLTARRLGLEPALGRLFALGTGTLSALGTEHGRPVVSAWNVPAP